From Pseudarthrobacter equi, a single genomic window includes:
- a CDS encoding Na(+)/H(+) antiporter subunit C gives MSINLALLLVMGALYACGIYLILERSLTRVLLGLMLLANATNLLILATGGYSGLAPLFSKETAAGDYNDPLPQALILTSIVISFAVTAFMLGIIYRTWVLAREDEIQDDVEDLRVAETPSFDAEDDAEIPAETSEFPLTMLGGDGQDISDHRTGSGDDTSGGREAGARVHGGTATVVAGDREIPTENAAQEEKPGSPNVKPSPEGGGQ, from the coding sequence ATGAGCATCAACCTCGCCCTGCTCCTGGTCATGGGTGCCCTGTATGCCTGCGGCATCTACCTGATCCTGGAACGCAGCCTCACCCGCGTCCTGCTGGGGCTCATGCTCCTGGCCAATGCCACCAACCTGCTGATCCTGGCCACCGGCGGCTACTCCGGCCTGGCCCCGCTGTTCTCCAAGGAAACCGCTGCGGGGGACTACAACGATCCGCTGCCGCAGGCGCTGATCCTGACGTCCATCGTGATCTCGTTCGCGGTGACCGCCTTCATGCTCGGCATCATCTACCGGACCTGGGTGCTGGCGCGCGAGGACGAAATCCAGGATGACGTGGAAGACCTCCGCGTCGCCGAAACCCCCAGCTTCGACGCCGAGGACGACGCCGAGATCCCCGCCGAAACGTCCGAATTCCCGCTCACCATGCTGGGCGGCGACGGGCAGGACATCTCAGACCACCGAACGGGGTCAGGCGATGACACGTCCGGCGGACGTGAGGCCGGCGCCCGGGTGCACGGCGGTACCGCCACCGTGGTGGCGGGCGACCGCGAAATACCCACCGAGAACGCGGCCCAGGAAGAAAAACCCGGCTCACCCAACGTCAAGCCCAGCCCGGAAGGAGGCGGACAGTGA